A single region of the Capra hircus breed San Clemente chromosome 14, ASM170441v1, whole genome shotgun sequence genome encodes:
- the KCNV1 gene encoding potassium voltage-gated channel subfamily V member 1: MELPSRGRAPPDSSLDSASLTSLDSSVFCSEGEGEPLALGDSFTVNVGGSRFVLSQQALSCFPHTRLGKLAVVVASCRRRGALAAVPSPLELCDDANPVDNEYFFDRSSQAFRYVLHYYRTGRLHVMEQLCALSFLQEIQYWGIDELSIDSCCRDRYFRRKELSETLDFKKDTEDQESQHESEQDFSQGRCPTIRQKLWNILEKPGSCTAARIFGVISIIFVAVSIVNMALMSAELSWLDPQLLEILEYVCISWFTGEFVLRFLCVRDRCRFLRKVPNIIDLLAILPFYITLLVESLSGSQTTQELENVGRIVQVLRLLRALRMLKLGRHSTGLRSLGMTITQCYEEVGLLLLFLSVGISIFSTVEYFAEQSIPDTTFTSVPCAWWWATTSMTTVGYGDIRPDTTTGKIVAFMCILSGILVLALPIAIINDRFSACYFTLKLKEAAVRQREALKKLTKNIATDSYISVNLRDVYARSIMEMLRLKGRERASTRSSGGDDFWF; the protein is encoded by the exons ATGGAGCTGCCTTCCCGGGGCCGGGCGCCGCCGGACTCCTCGCTGGACAGCGCCTCCCTGACCTCGCTGGACTCCAGCGTCTTCTGCAGCGAGGGTGAAGGGGAGCCCCTGGCGCTCGGGGACAGCTTCACCGTCAACGTGGGCGGCAGCCGCTTTGTGCTCTCGCAGCAGGCGTTGTCCTGCTTCCCGCACACGCGCCTGGGTAAGCTGGCCGTGGTGGTGGCCTCGTGCCGGCGCCGCGGGGCCCTGGCCGCGGTGCCCAGCCCCCTGGAGCTCTGTGACGACGCCAATCCCGTGGACAACGAGTACTTCTTCGACCGGAGCTCGCAAGCCTTCCGCTACGTCCTGCACTACTATCGCACCGGCCGCCTGCACGTCATGGAGCAGCTATGCGCGctctccttcctccaggagatccagTACTGGGGCATCGACGAGCTCAGCATTGACTCCTGCTGCCGGGACAG ATACTTCAGAAGAAAGGAGCTGAGTGAAACGTTAGACTTTAAGAAGGACACAGAAGACCAGGAGAGTCAGCATGAGAGTGAACAGGACTTCTCCCAGGGACGTTGCCCCACCATCCGCCAGAAGCTCTGGAACATCCTGGAGAAGCCTGGGTCGTGCACAGCGGCCCGAATCTTTGGGGTCATCTCCATCATCTTTGTGGCGGTGTCCATCGTCAACATGGCCCTGATGTCAGCCGAGTTAAGCTGGCTGGACCCACAGCTGCTGGAAATCCTGGAGTATGTGTGCATCAGTTGGTTCACGGGGGAGTTTGTCCTGCGCTTCCTGTGCGTGAGGGACAGGTGCCGCTTCCTGAGGAAGGTGCCGAACATCATAGACCTCCTTGCCATCTTGCCCTTCTACATCACTCTCCTGGTAGAGAGCCTGAGTGGGAGCCAGACTACACAGGAGCTGGAAAACGTGGGGCGCATCGTTCAGGTTTTGAGGCTGCTCAGGGCTCTGCGCATGCTCAAACTGGGCAGGCATTCCACAG GCTTACGCTCCCTTGGAATGACAATCACCCAGTGTTATGAAGAAGTTGGCCTGCTGCTCCTGTTTCTGTCTGTGGGAATCTCTATATTTTCAACCGTGGAATATTTTGCTGAGCAGAGCATTCCTGACACAACCTTCACAAGTGTCCCTTGTGCCTGGTGGTGGGCCACAACATCCATGACTACTGTGGGATATGGAGACATAAGACCAGACACCACCACGGGCAAGATTGTGGCCTTCATGTGTATCTTATCGGGAATCCTTGTCTTGGCCTTGCCCATTGCTATTATTAACGACCGCTTCTCTGCTTGCTACTTCACCTTGAAGCTCAAGGAAGCAGCTGTTAGACAGCGTGAGGCTCTGAAGAAACTTACCAAGAATATAGCTACTGACTCATATATCAGTGTGAACTTGAGAGATGTCTATGCCCGGAGTATCATGGAGATGCTTCGactgaaaggcagagaaagagcaAGTACTAGGAGCAGTGGAGGAGATGATTTCTGGTTTTGA